In Myxococcales bacterium, a single genomic region encodes these proteins:
- a CDS encoding bifunctional metallophosphatase/5'-nucleotidase: MTRLGRLLIAGLLSCARPPDATLGPGAAPSPAAKATPSPTVTVRVLAFNDFHGHLKPPDGRVPGVAGPVGGAAYVAAHLKRLGAEQPNTVVVAAGDLVGGSPLTSALFHDEPTILAMNAMKLSILGLGNHELDEGLSEVLRLRRGGCHPKDGCALHPTFDGARFDFVAANVEDEATGRRVLPAYVLRTFEGIPVAFVGMPLEGTPRVAAPGGVKGLLFRDEVRTVRALIPELTKQGVAAIVVLLHEGGLVKGGGLNDCRDLHGPVVAIAEKADPAVDVFITGHTHALYNCRVGGRPVTSALSFGRVITEVNLVLDRRTKDVVEATAHNHAVTHDLAPDPVVGAIVDHASRLAAPKEDRVVGHIAGTLRASASGTGEATLGTVVADAHLEATRKAGAQLALTNVGGLRTDLTFARSRGEPVDGLVTYGEAFAAQPFGNVLVTLAVSGGELIDVLEDELRRGTIPQSSSNVRIRIAGRRLRELLVDGSPVHASDRVSVTVNSFMAETVPAFRRSKERVVGAEDLEALEAYFRAHPVVAVPVTKRVEREPAVDAGDE; this comes from the coding sequence ATGACGCGCCTCGGGCGGCTTCTGATCGCGGGCCTGCTCTCGTGCGCAAGGCCGCCCGACGCGACGTTAGGCCCTGGCGCCGCGCCGAGCCCCGCTGCCAAGGCGACGCCCTCGCCGACAGTCACGGTCCGGGTGCTCGCGTTCAACGATTTTCACGGGCACCTGAAGCCGCCCGACGGCCGCGTGCCCGGGGTCGCCGGGCCCGTCGGTGGAGCGGCCTACGTCGCGGCTCACCTGAAGAGGCTCGGGGCCGAACAGCCCAACACCGTCGTCGTGGCGGCCGGTGATCTCGTGGGCGGTAGCCCGCTGACGTCGGCGCTCTTCCATGACGAGCCAACGATCTTGGCGATGAACGCCATGAAGCTCTCCATCCTCGGTCTCGGGAACCACGAGCTCGACGAAGGGCTGAGCGAGGTCCTCCGGCTGCGGCGCGGTGGGTGCCATCCGAAGGACGGTTGCGCGCTCCATCCCACCTTCGACGGTGCCCGCTTCGACTTTGTTGCTGCCAACGTCGAAGACGAAGCGACGGGGCGACGCGTTCTACCGGCCTACGTGCTCCGCACTTTTGAGGGCATCCCCGTCGCGTTCGTCGGGATGCCGCTCGAAGGCACGCCGCGCGTCGCGGCCCCCGGCGGCGTGAAGGGGCTCCTGTTTCGCGACGAGGTGCGCACCGTCCGGGCCCTCATCCCGGAGCTCACGAAGCAGGGCGTGGCGGCCATCGTCGTCTTGCTGCACGAAGGTGGGCTCGTGAAGGGCGGTGGCCTGAACGATTGCCGCGACCTCCACGGGCCCGTCGTGGCCATCGCCGAGAAGGCCGACCCCGCCGTTGATGTCTTCATCACGGGTCACACCCATGCACTCTACAATTGCCGCGTCGGAGGCCGTCCTGTCACGAGCGCGCTCTCCTTCGGCCGCGTCATCACCGAGGTGAACCTCGTGCTCGATCGCCGCACGAAGGACGTTGTGGAAGCGACCGCGCACAACCACGCGGTGACCCACGACCTCGCGCCCGATCCCGTCGTCGGGGCCATCGTCGACCACGCGAGCCGGCTCGCGGCCCCGAAGGAAGACCGCGTCGTCGGGCACATCGCGGGGACGCTCCGCGCGTCCGCGAGCGGCACCGGTGAAGCCACCCTCGGCACCGTCGTCGCCGACGCGCACCTGGAGGCGACGCGAAAAGCCGGAGCGCAGCTCGCCCTGACCAACGTGGGCGGACTTCGGACCGACCTCACCTTCGCGCGCAGCAGAGGCGAGCCCGTCGACGGGCTGGTCACCTATGGGGAGGCCTTCGCGGCGCAACCGTTCGGCAACGTGCTGGTGACGTTGGCGGTGAGCGGCGGCGAGCTCATCGACGTGCTGGAGGACGAGCTGCGACGCGGAACCATTCCTCAGTCGTCGTCCAACGTGCGCATACGAATTGCTGGCCGGCGGCTGCGGGAGCTCCTGGTCGACGGCTCGCCGGTCCACGCGTCAGACCGCGTCAGCGTCACCGTGAACTCCTTCATGGCCGAGACTGTGCCGGCCTTTCGGCGGAGCAAGGAACGTGTCGTTGGCGCCGAGGATCTAGAGGCCCTCGAGGCCTACTTTCGCGCTCACCCGGTGGTCGCGGTGCCCGTCACCAAGCGCGTCGAACGCGAGCCCGCTGTCGACGCCGGTGACGAGTAG
- a CDS encoding acyl-CoA dehydrogenase family protein — protein MNFELSTDQKLLVETVRAFVQKESPPGRLRSLRSDALGFSRDLWRKMGELGWLALPFPERFGGLEQSFVEVSLVLEQLGAGLVPEPYLGAIVFAGGLLAEAGTDAQREQWLAPLATGESLLAVAHAERGSRFEPSSVATTATATGDGYVLRGEKHFVLWGNAADAFIVSARTAGATHEARGVSLFLVPKAAAGLRVDALATTDGHRAARLTFDGAHVARDAVVGSVDDGVRPLSLAIDRATAGASAEAVGVMREALNLTVAYLGTREQFGVKIGTFQALQHRAVDMFIETELARSMAMLAALRAESKDDEERVRAVSAAKAHVAASGRFVTAQAIQLHGGIGISDEHDIGLYFKRMHALATLFGDEEHHLARFAARKAFATLET, from the coding sequence ATGAACTTTGAGCTATCGACCGACCAAAAGCTCCTCGTCGAAACGGTGCGCGCCTTCGTCCAGAAGGAGTCGCCTCCGGGCCGCCTCCGCTCGCTCCGCAGCGACGCTCTCGGTTTCTCGCGCGACCTTTGGCGCAAGATGGGGGAGCTCGGGTGGCTGGCGCTCCCCTTCCCCGAGCGCTTCGGGGGCCTCGAGCAGTCGTTCGTGGAGGTCTCGCTGGTGCTCGAGCAACTCGGCGCGGGGCTCGTCCCCGAGCCGTACCTGGGAGCCATCGTGTTCGCCGGCGGGCTCCTCGCCGAGGCGGGGACCGATGCGCAACGCGAGCAGTGGCTCGCCCCCCTCGCCACGGGCGAATCGCTCCTCGCGGTGGCCCACGCGGAGCGCGGTTCGCGTTTCGAGCCGAGCTCGGTCGCCACGACGGCGACCGCCACCGGTGACGGATACGTGCTGCGCGGCGAGAAACACTTCGTGCTTTGGGGCAACGCCGCCGATGCGTTCATCGTCTCGGCGCGAACCGCCGGTGCCACTCACGAGGCGCGCGGTGTGTCGCTCTTCCTCGTGCCGAAGGCGGCGGCGGGCCTGCGGGTCGACGCGCTCGCGACGACCGACGGTCATCGCGCCGCGCGGCTCACCTTCGATGGCGCACACGTCGCGCGCGACGCCGTGGTGGGGAGCGTCGACGACGGCGTCCGCCCCCTGTCGTTGGCCATCGACCGCGCCACGGCCGGCGCTTCTGCCGAGGCCGTGGGCGTCATGCGGGAGGCGTTGAACCTCACGGTCGCGTACCTCGGCACCCGCGAACAGTTCGGCGTCAAGATCGGCACGTTCCAGGCGCTGCAGCACCGCGCCGTCGACATGTTCATCGAGACCGAGCTCGCCCGCTCGATGGCGATGCTGGCGGCGCTCCGTGCCGAATCGAAGGACGACGAGGAGCGCGTGCGCGCCGTGTCGGCCGCGAAGGCCCACGTCGCCGCCAGCGGCCGATTCGTGACGGCCCAGGCGATTCAGCTGCACGGCGGCATCGGCATCAGTGACGAGCACGACATCGGCCTCTACTTCAAGCGCATGCACGCCCTCGCGACACTCTTCGGCGATGAAGAGCACCACCTCGCGAGGTTTGCCGCGCGGAAGGCCTTCGCGACGCTCGAAACCTGA
- a CDS encoding acyl-CoA dehydrogenase family protein, with translation MDLSFSAEHDAFRAEVRAFLKTNLPPHLRAKADVDAHFEMPEIMEWHRILYKKGWVAPHWPNEHGGPGWDAARRFILTEELELAGTPGLSPFGLIMVGPLIMQFGTDAQKARFLPKILSGEEVWCQGYSEPNAGSDLASLKLRADDDGKGNFVLNGQKTWTTYAQYADWIFVLARTDSSGPKHKGISFLLVPMKTKGLVVKPFLSIGNTLAFSETFFEDVLVPRENLVGPLHGGWSLAKALLGHERTFIASVGASTRLLARVKRIAAETRTPAGVLFDDPIVRAKIAAMEIKLEGLRMANYRAIAGAQLGHAPGPESSLLKIRGSEILQQLFELAMSIMGHDSLSWFNGASSVPPIEEWVPSQWAYYRASTIYGGSNEIQRNVIAKMILNLPGA, from the coding sequence ATGGACCTCTCCTTCTCCGCCGAACACGACGCGTTTCGCGCCGAAGTGCGCGCCTTCTTGAAGACCAACCTCCCGCCGCACCTCAGGGCGAAGGCCGACGTCGATGCTCACTTCGAGATGCCCGAGATCATGGAGTGGCATCGCATCCTCTACAAAAAAGGGTGGGTCGCGCCGCACTGGCCCAACGAGCACGGTGGGCCCGGTTGGGACGCCGCCCGGCGCTTTATCCTGACCGAAGAGCTCGAGCTTGCGGGCACGCCGGGCCTCAGCCCCTTCGGCTTGATCATGGTCGGCCCGCTCATCATGCAGTTCGGCACGGACGCGCAGAAAGCGCGATTTTTGCCGAAAATTCTGTCGGGCGAAGAGGTTTGGTGCCAGGGCTATTCGGAGCCCAACGCGGGCAGCGATCTCGCGTCGCTGAAGCTCCGCGCCGACGACGACGGCAAAGGCAACTTCGTCCTCAACGGTCAGAAGACCTGGACCACGTACGCGCAATACGCCGATTGGATCTTCGTGCTGGCGCGCACCGACTCGTCGGGGCCCAAGCACAAGGGGATCAGCTTCCTCCTCGTGCCGATGAAGACCAAGGGGCTCGTCGTGAAGCCGTTCTTGAGCATCGGCAACACGCTCGCCTTTTCCGAGACCTTCTTCGAAGACGTGCTGGTCCCTCGTGAGAATCTCGTGGGCCCGCTGCACGGTGGATGGTCGTTGGCCAAGGCCCTCCTGGGCCACGAGCGCACGTTCATCGCGAGCGTCGGGGCCAGCACGCGCCTCTTGGCGCGCGTCAAACGGATCGCGGCCGAGACCCGCACGCCGGCGGGCGTCCTCTTCGACGACCCGATTGTGCGCGCCAAGATCGCCGCGATGGAGATCAAGCTCGAAGGGCTTCGAATGGCGAACTACCGCGCCATCGCCGGGGCGCAGCTCGGCCACGCACCGGGGCCCGAGTCGTCGCTCTTGAAGATTCGCGGCAGCGAGATCCTGCAGCAGCTCTTCGAGCTGGCCATGTCGATCATGGGGCACGACTCCCTCTCGTGGTTCAACGGGGCCTCATCGGTCCCGCCCATCGAGGAGTGGGTTCCGTCGCAGTGGGCCTACTACCGCGCCTCGACGATCTACGGGGGCAGCAACGAGATCCAGCGCAACGTCATCGCAAAGATGATCCTCAACCTACCGGGCGCCTGA
- a CDS encoding ParB N-terminal domain-containing protein, whose translation MAKAKTTAKKAGAGAKKPPPKRRTAKKATPKSHGLDAVACADVDRAAPALVALTKRIEGEGGAVVGAYREPLGGHDTLLAILPIDRIEPTPFQRDLSEAHHKRLATVIEKTGRFLDPLIGVTAPGEGFWTPNGRHRLEAMRRLGAKAITVLVVPTREIAWQILALNTEKAHNLKERALEVVRIYRGLLEEDASRPEAAFAFYLEDPALVTLGVAYEKDGRFAGGAYHPVLRRVTSFSDAAIGDAIKVHERLADLTMDLEKAVAEAVARLREKGLTSPYLRAFVVARINPLRFIKGEPPPAEELLLGMTARALRFDAGKVSQVDLAKMAGAPLEE comes from the coding sequence ATGGCGAAGGCAAAGACCACGGCGAAGAAGGCGGGTGCGGGCGCGAAAAAGCCGCCGCCGAAGCGCCGCACGGCGAAGAAGGCGACCCCGAAGTCGCACGGTCTCGACGCCGTCGCCTGCGCTGACGTCGATCGCGCGGCACCGGCCCTCGTGGCGCTCACCAAACGGATCGAGGGGGAGGGAGGCGCGGTCGTCGGCGCGTACCGGGAGCCGCTCGGAGGCCACGACACCCTGCTCGCCATCCTCCCGATCGATCGGATCGAACCCACGCCGTTCCAGCGCGACCTGTCCGAGGCCCATCACAAGCGCCTCGCGACGGTCATCGAAAAGACGGGGCGCTTCCTCGACCCGCTCATCGGGGTGACGGCGCCAGGCGAGGGGTTCTGGACGCCCAACGGCCGCCATCGGCTCGAGGCCATGCGCCGGTTGGGCGCGAAGGCCATCACGGTGCTTGTCGTTCCCACGCGGGAGATCGCGTGGCAAATCCTCGCGCTCAACACCGAGAAGGCGCACAACCTGAAGGAGCGGGCCCTCGAGGTGGTGCGCATCTACCGCGGGCTCTTGGAAGAGGACGCGAGCCGGCCTGAGGCCGCGTTCGCTTTCTACCTCGAGGACCCTGCGCTCGTGACGCTTGGCGTCGCCTACGAAAAGGACGGGCGCTTCGCCGGCGGCGCTTACCACCCGGTCCTCCGGCGCGTCACGTCGTTCTCCGACGCGGCCATCGGCGACGCGATCAAGGTGCACGAGCGCCTCGCCGACCTGACGATGGACCTCGAAAAGGCGGTCGCCGAGGCCGTGGCCCGGCTCCGCGAGAAGGGTCTCACGAGCCCCTACCTCCGGGCCTTCGTGGTGGCCCGAATCAACCCGCTGCGCTTTATCAAGGGCGAGCCGCCGCCAGCGGAAGAGCTGCTCCTCGGCATGACCGCGCGGGCCCTTCGTTTCGACGCCGGCAAAGTCTCTCAGGTGGACCTCGCCAAGATGGCAGGCGCCCCGCTTGAGGAATAG
- a CDS encoding protein kinase codes for MAIPRRPTKLGPYDVIAKIASGGMAHVYLGRGTDLVGDGRLAAIKIMRHDFGGDEQALHMFLDEARLLSRLSHPNIIQTLEFGTTDEHPFIAMELLLGRTVLDVWEACVAEQMALRFDLAAYVAARVAEALDYAHLLTDELGTPLHLIHRDVNPSNIFLTFDGKVKLFDFGLAKAKLRRTKSHAGIVKGKLPYLSPEQVMELPLDRRSDVYTLGTTLWEMATMRRLFKRGTDIDTVRAVRSAAIPRPETLVEGFPEPLSDIIIRSLERNREHRYQSAQEFADALDDFIARSGSGDPSTLIPATLDRLFPGERARQMGWLKSAVAPNAALMRATLTPPIPIPIQSSVAPLSRIPESGGPRSTPTGPLSAPPLTPRSLRDGPLSTPLSFPLSTPPLTPRAPDTSEESGGAASAPELPPLPPKIRK; via the coding sequence GTGGCGATTCCCCGGCGCCCGACGAAGCTGGGCCCCTACGACGTGATCGCGAAAATCGCGAGCGGGGGCATGGCACACGTGTACCTGGGCCGCGGCACCGATCTCGTCGGCGATGGGCGCCTAGCGGCCATCAAGATCATGCGCCACGACTTCGGCGGCGACGAGCAGGCGCTCCACATGTTCTTGGACGAAGCGCGGCTTCTCTCGCGCCTCTCGCACCCGAACATCATCCAGACGCTCGAGTTTGGGACGACCGACGAGCACCCTTTCATCGCGATGGAGCTCTTGCTCGGGCGAACGGTGCTCGACGTGTGGGAGGCGTGCGTGGCCGAGCAGATGGCGCTGCGCTTCGACCTCGCCGCGTACGTCGCAGCGCGCGTCGCCGAAGCTCTCGACTACGCGCACCTGCTTACCGATGAGCTCGGCACGCCGCTCCACTTGATCCATCGCGACGTCAACCCGAGCAACATCTTCCTCACCTTCGACGGCAAGGTGAAGTTGTTCGACTTCGGCCTCGCAAAAGCCAAGCTGCGTCGCACCAAGAGCCACGCGGGCATCGTGAAGGGCAAGCTCCCGTACCTCTCGCCAGAGCAGGTGATGGAGCTCCCGCTCGATCGCCGAAGTGACGTCTACACGTTGGGGACGACCCTCTGGGAAATGGCCACGATGCGTCGGCTCTTCAAGCGCGGCACCGACATCGACACGGTGAGAGCGGTCCGTAGCGCGGCGATTCCTCGCCCCGAGACCCTCGTCGAAGGCTTCCCCGAGCCGCTCTCGGACATCATCATCCGTTCGCTCGAGCGCAACCGGGAGCACCGTTACCAGTCGGCGCAGGAGTTTGCCGACGCCCTCGACGACTTCATCGCCCGGAGCGGCTCCGGAGATCCATCCACCCTGATCCCCGCGACGCTTGACCGCCTCTTTCCCGGCGAACGCGCCAGGCAGATGGGTTGGCTCAAGTCTGCGGTGGCCCCCAACGCCGCGCTCATGCGCGCCACGCTGACGCCCCCCATTCCCATACCGATTCAAAGCTCCGTCGCGCCGCTCTCGCGGATTCCCGAGAGCGGCGGGCCGCGGAGCACGCCGACGGGCCCGCTCAGTGCGCCGCCCCTCACGCCTCGCAGCCTTCGCGACGGGCCGCTCAGCACACCGCTGAGCTTCCCTTTGAGCACACCCCCGTTGACGCCACGCGCGCCGGACACCTCGGAAGAGTCGGGAGGTGCGGCGTCAGCGCCAGAGCTTCCGCCCCTACCACCAAAAATCCGGAAGTAG